The following are encoded in a window of Brevibacillus sp. DP1.3A genomic DNA:
- a CDS encoding cytochrome ubiquinol oxidase subunit I, protein MDIVDLGRLQFAITTIFHFVFVPISIGLSLLVAIMETMYVVKKNDLYKKIAKFWGTFLLINFAVGIVTGIMQEFQFGMNWSDFSRFVGDVFGTPLAIEALLAFFLESTFIGLWVFGWDRLSKGVHLACIWLVSIGTILSALWILAANSFMQQPVGFAINNGRAEMVDFFALLTNGQLLYEFPHTVFAAFATGAFLVAGISAWKLLKKQDVTFFVQSFKIAIVVALISSLAIAQFGHGQAQYLVATQPMKMAASEGLWETSSDPAPWTVFATIDPEKQENGFEIKIPYLLSVLTYNSLSGSVPGMLELQAEYEKTYGPGNYIPPVRTTFWSFRIMVAGGSAMILLALYGAYLALRKKLEQPNKRFMQLMVAGISLPFIANSAGWIMTEVGRQPWTVFGLLRVEDSVSPSISTGEVWFSLIAFTTIYLILLCLLAYLFARVAKKGPDMDSHEEVEDLQLQDPFDRVRSERYGA, encoded by the coding sequence ATGGATATAGTGGATTTGGGACGACTTCAATTTGCGATAACAACTATCTTTCACTTTGTTTTTGTGCCGATTTCCATCGGGCTGTCATTATTAGTAGCCATTATGGAAACGATGTATGTGGTAAAAAAGAATGACTTGTACAAAAAAATAGCCAAGTTTTGGGGAACCTTTTTGCTCATAAATTTTGCTGTCGGGATCGTGACAGGGATTATGCAGGAGTTCCAATTTGGGATGAACTGGTCTGATTTCTCACGATTCGTCGGTGATGTATTTGGGACACCGCTAGCGATTGAGGCCCTATTAGCATTCTTCCTCGAATCGACTTTTATTGGACTTTGGGTGTTTGGTTGGGATCGTTTGTCCAAAGGTGTGCATCTCGCATGTATTTGGCTCGTATCCATCGGAACGATTCTTTCGGCTCTTTGGATTTTGGCAGCCAACTCGTTCATGCAGCAGCCAGTCGGCTTCGCTATCAATAACGGACGTGCAGAGATGGTCGATTTCTTTGCTCTCCTTACCAATGGACAATTACTATATGAATTCCCGCATACTGTATTTGCGGCATTTGCGACAGGTGCCTTCTTGGTAGCAGGTATCAGTGCTTGGAAACTGTTGAAAAAACAAGACGTTACATTCTTTGTACAATCTTTCAAAATTGCGATCGTGGTAGCATTGATTTCCTCGCTTGCTATTGCTCAATTCGGTCATGGTCAGGCACAGTATTTGGTTGCTACCCAACCGATGAAAATGGCAGCGAGTGAAGGTCTCTGGGAAACAAGCTCAGACCCAGCTCCTTGGACAGTTTTTGCAACGATTGATCCAGAAAAACAAGAAAACGGCTTTGAAATAAAGATTCCTTACTTGCTTAGCGTTCTGACGTACAACTCGCTTTCAGGTTCTGTACCAGGCATGTTGGAATTGCAGGCAGAGTATGAGAAAACCTACGGTCCTGGAAACTACATTCCACCAGTTCGGACGACCTTCTGGAGCTTCCGCATCATGGTAGCGGGCGGTAGTGCAATGATTTTGCTGGCTTTGTACGGGGCATACCTCGCTTTACGCAAAAAGCTGGAACAGCCAAACAAGCGATTTATGCAGTTGATGGTTGCGGGTATTTCGTTGCCATTCATCGCAAACTCAGCAGGGTGGATCATGACGGAGGTAGGTCGTCAGCCGTGGACGGTATTCGGGCTACTGCGTGTTGAAGATTCGGTTTCGCCAAGCATTAGCACAGGAGAGGTATGGTTCTCTCTCATCGCCTTCACGACGATTTATCTCATCCTGCTATGTCTCTTGGCTTATCTATTTGCTCGTGTGGCCAAAAAAGGACCGGATATGGATAGTCATGAGGAAGTAGAGGATTTACAGCTTCAGGATCCATTTGACCGTGTAAGGAGTGAACGTTATGGAGCTTAA
- a CDS encoding GNAT family N-acetyltransferase, with translation MQGNGENICVRLVQESDAQSLLALEVRNRDFFQNFTGTREEAFYTLEGQIDRIKSSMALKEEDRGYVFVIAKKGQDEIIGEVILSEVVRENLQSCWIGYFLDKEHNGKGYMTEAVKLVVDYAFETLGLHRLEAGVMPHNIGSIKVLLKAGFHKEGIAKKNVKINGRWEDHQTLAIVKEEQTDQVKPKVQRKNPSTVAPPMGPYTHLTVVPKGADLLVLSGQVGMYLHGELPTDMKEQVENTLQNILRNFESESVTADHIIKINIWATEEMDWKHFNQVWEKFHGGTPPAMTMSYVPALAVPSLKVEIEAWAAKW, from the coding sequence ATGCAAGGAAACGGAGAGAACATTTGCGTAAGACTGGTACAGGAATCGGATGCACAGAGCCTCTTGGCGCTTGAAGTGAGAAACAGAGACTTCTTTCAAAACTTCACAGGGACGAGAGAAGAGGCGTTTTACACGCTGGAAGGACAAATCGACAGGATCAAGAGCTCGATGGCTTTAAAAGAAGAAGACAGAGGGTACGTCTTTGTCATTGCGAAAAAAGGACAGGATGAAATCATTGGGGAAGTCATCCTTTCAGAGGTCGTAAGAGAGAATCTGCAAAGCTGCTGGATCGGCTACTTCCTGGATAAAGAGCATAATGGAAAAGGCTACATGACCGAAGCCGTAAAGCTCGTCGTTGACTATGCCTTCGAGACATTAGGTCTTCACCGTTTGGAAGCAGGCGTGATGCCGCATAATATAGGCTCGATCAAGGTGCTGCTAAAAGCTGGTTTCCACAAGGAAGGGATTGCCAAGAAAAACGTGAAAATCAATGGTCGGTGGGAAGATCATCAAACACTGGCGATTGTGAAAGAAGAACAAACCGATCAAGTGAAGCCCAAGGTTCAGCGCAAAAATCCTAGTACAGTTGCTCCGCCTATGGGACCCTATACACATCTCACGGTCGTTCCAAAAGGAGCCGATTTGCTCGTGCTTTCTGGACAAGTAGGAATGTACCTTCACGGAGAGTTGCCGACAGATATGAAAGAACAAGTAGAAAACACGCTACAGAACATACTGCGTAATTTTGAAAGTGAGTCAGTAACTGCGGACCATATCATCAAAATCAATATTTGGGCAACCGAGGAAATGGATTGGAAGCATTTTAATCAGGTGTGGGAGAAGTTCCACGGGGGGACACCGCCAGCAATGACCATGTCTTACGTACCAGCATTGGCAGTCCCTTCGCTCAAAGTGGAGATAGAAGCTTGGGCAGCGAAATGGTAG
- a CDS encoding WG repeat-containing protein: protein MNIKTKTISLVTAAVLGASAWTSSVHAATFSQIQPYVTDYKIGFTDGSKLVTQAIYDEFQLATTGMIVTKSGKKGILDARTGKEITPAIWDNVDIPDSQNIAIVQKGGWFQYIDLKTNKLSTMKFAGAHSYDLSKEQGTAIMLLGKSSMLLHSNGKVLIPPFAGKLAMVPLVAPDQTENRDAEKKRYFVATTPKELIMYDPVSGKKLFTLAKAELIPNEGGPDTAYLKVRSGGKEGLIDRNGKYFLEPKYNAIYIWNNGYFQVIGSKGQGLWKDGRMLAEPIYKEVGFEHNNLDVYYTVSGDVITYHSRSKGTSHPLKKGAEFLHGSYVLGQDPKTNLYGVLQVGGETVIPFAYPRAEGPPAARLLVRSDGKKAILPGWGKEVKEPDFWFDSYVTLGSYSMLSIKDGNKIGLYSEDEGLLLSPVANRIIRHEEVTGEVLVTEPDGKVLRYSIGGKQIEAVNPNPLSDDLTTMYQPGKGVMIVDRKTNQPISKLYQSVYMDSDSKLIVAMDQDWTDLYTPEGKLLTTETQVALWKSGNDGPPLNLIKVADSVYTTSVRSGAAGMAMIKADGGHLQVVSDYIYRDVTERMLQDHKIVIAAREDGTMDIWSPEGNQLVNKLTGVTNCLSDGDFDKLFVQTSTGWDVYSSELLRLSTGDYQSLKFLIAANRKQSAIVYEDKKTGLRGLLSMDGKVLTSAKFETIMPVEQVFLQLWNPAGSQSPYVFTTKDQFGYLDQGGQELFATRFLTKKPVVSYRPITFDSFSAYSDLMRKSPLELIDFDKPYSWPSGGNSESKFFTNLALYLNLPKDVGKQAVVTELVSTGVIKADEKRTVMSDEDMFRVAYFMATGKTSQAMTTPQVMEWALKRGIVPERGGMSYYMTMDLYTEYQHILMTELMRSLKGKKVLKPKVLTVATLSPVQQQMLTTALVINGKPVDQLSIPLPQAEWQKAIQGLVNQYNKQAAKLLAAYEAKL, encoded by the coding sequence ATGAACATAAAAACGAAGACCATCAGTCTGGTTACCGCTGCCGTACTCGGGGCAAGTGCGTGGACTTCTTCTGTCCATGCGGCTACGTTTTCGCAGATTCAGCCGTATGTTACAGACTACAAGATCGGTTTTACGGACGGTAGCAAGCTGGTCACACAGGCTATTTATGATGAATTTCAACTAGCTACTACTGGCATGATCGTAACAAAAAGCGGTAAAAAAGGAATTCTCGACGCACGGACGGGGAAAGAAATAACTCCTGCGATCTGGGATAACGTCGACATTCCCGATTCCCAAAATATCGCCATTGTCCAAAAAGGCGGCTGGTTCCAATATATCGATTTGAAGACAAACAAGCTGTCGACCATGAAGTTTGCAGGGGCGCATTCGTATGATTTGTCCAAAGAGCAGGGAACGGCGATCATGCTGCTGGGAAAATCATCTATGCTGCTCCATTCGAATGGAAAGGTCCTGATTCCGCCATTTGCAGGCAAGCTCGCGATGGTTCCATTAGTTGCTCCTGATCAGACGGAAAATAGAGACGCGGAGAAAAAGCGTTATTTTGTCGCAACCACGCCGAAAGAGCTCATCATGTACGATCCTGTTTCTGGGAAAAAGTTGTTTACGCTCGCAAAAGCAGAGCTGATTCCAAATGAAGGCGGTCCAGACACCGCGTATCTCAAGGTGCGATCCGGTGGAAAAGAAGGCTTGATTGATCGCAACGGAAAGTACTTTCTCGAGCCCAAATACAACGCGATTTATATTTGGAATAATGGATACTTTCAGGTGATCGGATCCAAGGGACAAGGGCTGTGGAAAGACGGACGGATGCTGGCAGAGCCCATTTACAAAGAAGTCGGGTTCGAGCATAACAATCTGGATGTGTATTACACGGTTTCTGGAGATGTCATCACGTATCATTCCAGGTCCAAAGGTACGTCACATCCATTGAAAAAAGGTGCCGAGTTTTTGCATGGTAGCTATGTGCTGGGACAGGACCCGAAAACGAATCTGTACGGCGTCCTCCAAGTCGGGGGAGAGACGGTCATCCCATTTGCGTATCCGCGGGCAGAAGGTCCGCCAGCGGCACGCTTGCTCGTCCGTAGCGACGGGAAAAAAGCAATCCTCCCTGGCTGGGGAAAAGAAGTCAAGGAGCCTGATTTTTGGTTCGACTCGTATGTGACATTGGGCAGCTACAGCATGCTTAGCATCAAGGACGGAAACAAAATCGGGCTTTATTCTGAAGATGAAGGCTTGCTCCTGTCTCCTGTTGCGAATCGAATCATTCGCCACGAGGAAGTAACGGGCGAGGTGCTGGTGACGGAGCCGGATGGAAAGGTGCTGCGATACAGCATCGGAGGGAAACAAATAGAAGCTGTCAATCCAAATCCGTTGTCCGATGATTTGACGACCATGTATCAGCCGGGAAAAGGCGTTATGATCGTGGACCGCAAGACGAACCAACCAATCAGCAAGCTCTACCAATCTGTCTACATGGATTCCGATAGCAAGCTGATCGTTGCAATGGATCAAGATTGGACGGATCTTTATACGCCAGAGGGCAAGCTGTTGACAACGGAGACCCAGGTCGCGTTGTGGAAGTCAGGCAACGACGGACCGCCTCTCAACTTGATCAAAGTGGCTGACTCCGTATACACCACGAGTGTGAGATCGGGGGCTGCCGGTATGGCGATGATCAAGGCTGATGGCGGGCATCTTCAAGTCGTAAGCGATTATATTTATCGCGATGTAACGGAAAGAATGCTGCAGGATCACAAGATCGTGATAGCCGCACGTGAAGACGGCACCATGGATATATGGTCACCAGAAGGAAATCAGCTCGTAAATAAGCTCACAGGCGTGACAAATTGTCTGTCCGATGGCGATTTCGATAAGCTATTCGTTCAAACGAGTACCGGATGGGATGTATACTCATCAGAGCTACTGCGCTTGAGTACGGGGGATTATCAGTCTTTGAAGTTTTTGATTGCAGCAAATCGAAAGCAGAGTGCCATCGTTTATGAGGATAAAAAGACGGGATTGCGCGGACTTCTGTCTATGGATGGCAAGGTGCTGACAAGTGCCAAGTTCGAGACGATTATGCCGGTTGAACAGGTATTCCTGCAATTGTGGAACCCTGCTGGTAGTCAGTCTCCTTATGTGTTCACGACAAAAGACCAGTTCGGCTATTTAGATCAGGGTGGGCAAGAGCTGTTTGCGACTCGATTCCTGACGAAAAAACCAGTGGTCTCCTATCGTCCGATAACATTCGATTCTTTTTCTGCTTACTCAGATTTGATGCGAAAAAGTCCACTTGAGTTAATTGATTTCGACAAACCGTATAGCTGGCCATCTGGTGGAAACAGTGAGAGCAAGTTTTTTACCAATCTGGCGCTTTATTTGAATTTGCCGAAGGATGTAGGCAAGCAGGCAGTAGTCACTGAGCTGGTGTCCACGGGAGTCATCAAGGCCGATGAGAAACGTACTGTCATGAGTGACGAAGATATGTTCCGAGTGGCTTATTTCATGGCGACAGGAAAAACAAGTCAAGCGATGACGACGCCACAGGTGATGGAATGGGCACTGAAGCGGGGAATTGTACCGGAGAGAGGCGGAATGAGCTATTACATGACGATGGATTTGTACACGGAGTATCAGCACATCTTGATGACAGAGCTCATGCGTTCCCTGAAAGGAAAGAAAGTGCTCAAGCCAAAGGTATTAACGGTGGCTACGCTCAGTCCAGTACAACAGCAAATGCTCACTACAGCACTTGTCATTAACGGAAAGCCAGTAGATCAACTATCAATCCCGCTCCCACAAGCTGAGTGGCAAAAAGCCATTCAAGGCTTGGTCAACCAGTACAACAAGCAAGCGGCTAAATTGCTTGCGGCCTATGAAGCGAAGCTGTGA
- a CDS encoding GNAT family N-acetyltransferase, translating into MMITIEKLSIQDAASLFQFEVRNRTFFEKSVPSRGEAYYQYDHFLRGLQALLDEQAQGISFFGLIKNSQGDILGRMNLVDIEKDEGIGHLGYRVGEDTAGKGVASQALKVFLEGHIPHLNVRMICAKTTPDNISSQKVLLKNGFEHYGMGSEIPDDFLHYRLCVV; encoded by the coding sequence ATGATGATTACTATCGAAAAATTAAGCATACAAGATGCAGCCAGCCTATTTCAATTTGAAGTGCGCAATCGCACCTTTTTTGAAAAATCGGTTCCCAGTCGGGGAGAAGCTTACTACCAATATGACCATTTTTTACGAGGTCTGCAAGCCTTGCTCGACGAGCAGGCGCAAGGAATCTCGTTTTTTGGCCTCATCAAAAACAGCCAAGGTGACATCTTGGGAAGAATGAATTTGGTAGACATCGAGAAAGACGAAGGAATCGGACATCTCGGCTATCGAGTCGGGGAAGATACCGCTGGTAAAGGCGTAGCTTCGCAGGCACTGAAGGTCTTTTTAGAGGGGCATATTCCCCACTTGAATGTCAGAATGATCTGTGCGAAAACAACACCGGATAACATCTCCTCGCAAAAAGTGTTGTTGAAAAATGGATTCGAGCACTATGGCATGGGGTCGGAAATACCGGATGACTTTCTCCACTATCGCTTGTGCGTTGTCTAA
- a CDS encoding acyl-CoA thioesterase, whose protein sequence is MTIQRFVRESRTFKASHVLPPDTNNHNTLFGGRLMAHIDDVAAISAMKHARGPVVTASTDSVDFLQPIRVDNEVALEAFVTWTHNTSMEVFVKIVAEDLLTGVRCVCATSFLSFVAIGEDGRPTPVPKIVPETEEEVFLHNGADERAAARKIRRKDNKHLADMLGTRRPWEPLLNTP, encoded by the coding sequence ATGACGATTCAACGTTTTGTTCGGGAGTCGCGCACGTTCAAAGCAAGCCATGTGCTGCCCCCGGATACGAACAATCACAATACGCTGTTCGGCGGCAGGCTGATGGCGCATATCGACGATGTTGCTGCGATCTCTGCCATGAAGCATGCCCGTGGGCCAGTCGTGACCGCCTCCACAGATTCCGTCGACTTTTTGCAGCCGATCCGGGTGGACAATGAGGTTGCGCTAGAAGCGTTCGTCACATGGACGCATAACACGTCGATGGAGGTTTTTGTCAAAATTGTTGCGGAGGATTTGCTAACGGGCGTGCGATGCGTTTGTGCCACATCATTTCTCTCGTTTGTAGCGATTGGCGAGGATGGGCGGCCTACCCCTGTGCCCAAGATCGTGCCGGAGACGGAAGAGGAAGTATTCCTGCACAATGGTGCTGACGAGCGAGCTGCGGCACGTAAAATACGTCGCAAGGATAACAAGCATCTCGCGGATATGCTCGGAACGAGACGTCCCTGGGAGCCGTTATTGAACACCCCGTAA
- the spoIIP gene encoding stage II sporulation protein P, translating to MLLRVNISLLAVFFLILLMPLSIARAATHVDVAVDQLNIRSEPGTTTQIVATLKKATRLPITKQQKDWTQVKLPNGNTGWVNNKYVKMIEVPQIKYVKSNVDMLNVRAEPNATAQILQIIDKNGVFLQMRKQGEWAQIKLSDQKNGWVKASFLMETTAPAPKPAQVPAQIPDPTTIPAPPPPPHVLPSNTGSEFGQGTIVLTEGYEVYAQPDILGTVIGEIHGGMTINHYGYANGWYTINFNGTYAYIFKPMEQTGTAPPLLGSTPGAPATLPTTTPPSNQGLQIRVKNPDSNIRNGPTTDHDIIGTVQPGQVFPVVQTVGDWYLIRLADNSTAYIAGWIVEKIQPAGTLPPTGATYEYNSGMIGNEKVYIYHTHNRESWRNVARNQQGSSVDDPEINITLVGKRLGELLQTRGISAMASQDDFAQRLREQNKAYSMSYSESYKAVAAAAATSPHLQYIFDIHRDSDEPRSKVAITINGKTYSRMLFVIGTANPNHLANKKLAEELHARLEASYPGLSRGIILKGSNQGNGVYNQSISEGALLLEFGGTNNTLEEGYNTAEAFADVFGNYLIESQIAFN from the coding sequence TTGCTTTTACGAGTAAATATCAGCTTGCTAGCTGTTTTCTTCTTGATTTTGCTGATGCCTCTGTCCATTGCGCGAGCGGCCACCCATGTAGACGTGGCGGTCGATCAGTTAAATATTCGAAGCGAGCCAGGTACGACTACCCAGATCGTCGCAACACTCAAAAAAGCGACGCGGTTGCCAATCACCAAGCAGCAAAAAGATTGGACTCAGGTAAAGCTGCCGAACGGCAATACCGGATGGGTCAATAATAAGTATGTGAAGATGATAGAAGTTCCACAGATCAAATATGTCAAAAGTAATGTGGACATGCTGAATGTTCGGGCAGAACCAAATGCCACTGCACAAATTTTGCAGATCATCGACAAAAACGGTGTGTTTTTGCAAATGAGAAAGCAAGGGGAATGGGCACAAATTAAGCTGTCTGATCAAAAGAACGGCTGGGTGAAAGCTAGTTTCTTGATGGAGACAACGGCCCCCGCACCAAAACCAGCCCAGGTACCAGCACAAATCCCAGACCCGACAACAATTCCAGCACCACCCCCGCCCCCTCATGTACTCCCATCCAATACAGGGAGTGAATTCGGGCAAGGGACAATCGTATTAACCGAAGGCTATGAAGTTTATGCACAGCCAGATATTCTTGGTACCGTCATTGGTGAAATCCATGGCGGGATGACAATCAATCATTACGGATATGCAAATGGTTGGTACACCATTAACTTTAACGGGACCTATGCCTATATCTTCAAACCAATGGAACAGACTGGGACGGCTCCGCCACTGCTTGGTTCAACACCGGGGGCACCAGCGACTTTGCCAACAACAACGCCTCCCTCTAATCAAGGACTACAGATTCGCGTCAAAAATCCTGATTCTAACATCCGCAACGGTCCCACAACCGATCATGATATAATCGGAACTGTTCAACCCGGACAAGTATTCCCGGTTGTGCAAACAGTAGGAGACTGGTACCTCATCAGGCTGGCAGACAATTCGACCGCCTACATCGCGGGGTGGATCGTAGAGAAGATTCAACCAGCTGGTACTCTGCCACCGACAGGAGCAACGTACGAGTACAACAGTGGGATGATTGGAAACGAGAAAGTGTATATCTATCACACCCATAATCGTGAGTCTTGGCGAAATGTTGCACGGAACCAACAAGGGAGCTCGGTAGATGATCCTGAGATCAACATCACGCTTGTTGGGAAGCGGCTGGGCGAGCTGTTGCAAACAAGAGGCATTTCGGCAATGGCGAGCCAGGACGATTTCGCTCAGAGATTGAGGGAACAAAATAAAGCCTACTCGATGTCTTATTCCGAGTCGTACAAGGCGGTAGCGGCAGCGGCTGCAACCAGTCCGCACTTGCAGTACATTTTCGATATTCATCGGGACAGTGATGAGCCACGCAGCAAGGTAGCGATCACGATCAATGGCAAAACCTATTCCCGGATGCTGTTTGTAATCGGAACAGCGAATCCGAACCATCTGGCGAACAAAAAGCTGGCGGAAGAGCTGCACGCCCGTCTGGAAGCCTCTTATCCCGGTTTGTCGCGGGGGATTATCCTGAAAGGTTCAAATCAAGGGAACGGGGTGTACAATCAGTCCATTTCCGAGGGAGCCCTGCTTTTGGAATTCGGTGGTACGAACAACACCTTGGAAGAAGGCTATAATACAGCAGAAGCCTTTGCCGATGTCTTTGGGAATTACCTGATCGAATCTCAAATCGCCTTCAATTAA
- a CDS encoding pentapeptide repeat-containing protein: MATHQEHIQSTDDKSRRHLQGDCESCFGLCCVALPFAASSDFAINKDAGKSCSNLQADFRCGVHTKLRGIGFRGCTVYDCFGAGQKVSQVTYGGQDWRAVPGTAKQMYEVFPIMWQLHELLWYITEALTKQAAQSLHPALKEALEETQRLTVHSPEDILKLDITLHRAKVNELLLQTSEWVRKDAVAKYKGGKQGKAYGRGADLIGAKLKGADLRGAQLRGAYLIAADLRGADLRGADLIGADFRDTDVSGANLTETLFLTQVQLNAAKGDATTKLPPSFTRPLHWAK; this comes from the coding sequence ATGGCTACACATCAAGAACACATACAATCAACTGACGATAAAAGTCGCCGTCATCTTCAAGGTGACTGTGAAAGCTGCTTTGGCTTGTGCTGTGTGGCATTGCCTTTTGCTGCTTCCTCTGACTTTGCCATCAATAAAGACGCAGGCAAGTCCTGTAGTAATTTACAGGCAGACTTCCGGTGTGGTGTTCACACAAAGCTGAGAGGGATAGGCTTTCGCGGTTGTACTGTCTACGATTGTTTTGGAGCTGGTCAAAAGGTGTCTCAAGTCACTTATGGCGGCCAAGATTGGCGTGCAGTACCTGGAACAGCGAAGCAAATGTACGAAGTATTTCCGATCATGTGGCAGCTTCATGAGCTGCTCTGGTATATAACGGAGGCGTTAACCAAGCAAGCTGCCCAGTCCCTCCATCCTGCATTGAAGGAAGCGTTGGAGGAGACACAGCGCCTGACGGTTCACAGTCCTGAGGATATCCTGAAGCTGGACATCACTCTTCATCGAGCAAAAGTGAACGAGCTATTGTTGCAGACAAGTGAATGGGTACGTAAGGACGCGGTTGCCAAGTACAAAGGGGGCAAGCAAGGAAAAGCCTATGGACGAGGCGCTGATCTCATCGGTGCCAAGCTCAAAGGTGCTGATTTACGAGGAGCTCAATTGCGCGGAGCTTATTTGATTGCTGCTGATTTGAGAGGAGCAGATTTGCGGGGAGCTGACCTCATTGGTGCAGATTTTCGCGATACAGATGTGAGCGGAGCGAATTTGACGGAGACGTTGTTTCTCACGCAGGTTCAGCTCAACGCGGCGAAGGGCGATGCAACCACCAAGCTACCACCTTCGTTCACGCGTCCACTGCACTGGGCTAAATAA
- the cydB gene encoding cytochrome d ubiquinol oxidase subunit II → MELNELWFLLIAVLFTGFFFLEGFDFGVGMATRLLSRNDLQTRVLINTIGPFWDANEVWLITAAGAMFAAFPEWYSTMFSGYYLVLTLILLALIGRGVAFEFRGKGKGEAWKKTWDAAILIGSFAPPMLFGMVFASLVKGVPIDQNMEMTAGFSDIVNGYSLWAGVTVTGLCLLHGLNFISLRTVGELREKSRVLAAKLLPMQAVLMAVLVGWTFMVTDLFERQGVLLTAAVLLGVVAFVLARHFLRQGREGWAFGMTGAMILLTFVSMFIGLFPRVMVSTIDSAFDLTLYNAASSPYTLKAMTIVAAVLLPFVLAYQAWSYFVFHKRVTEKDHLEY, encoded by the coding sequence ATGGAGCTTAATGAACTGTGGTTCCTACTCATTGCCGTTCTGTTTACCGGATTTTTCTTTCTCGAAGGCTTCGACTTTGGTGTCGGCATGGCGACGCGCCTGCTATCACGAAATGATTTGCAAACCCGGGTTCTGATCAATACGATTGGCCCGTTCTGGGATGCCAATGAAGTGTGGCTGATTACAGCCGCTGGTGCGATGTTTGCAGCGTTTCCGGAGTGGTATTCCACGATGTTTAGCGGGTATTATCTCGTGCTTACGCTGATTCTGCTTGCGTTGATTGGACGCGGGGTAGCATTTGAATTTAGAGGCAAAGGGAAAGGCGAGGCTTGGAAAAAGACGTGGGACGCAGCCATTCTGATTGGAAGCTTTGCACCGCCGATGTTGTTCGGAATGGTGTTTGCCAGTCTGGTGAAGGGTGTGCCGATTGATCAGAATATGGAAATGACTGCTGGCTTCTCTGACATTGTGAATGGTTACTCTTTGTGGGCAGGAGTGACAGTTACAGGACTATGCTTGCTGCACGGTCTGAACTTCATATCATTGCGCACTGTAGGCGAGCTACGTGAAAAATCACGTGTACTGGCGGCAAAGCTGTTGCCGATGCAAGCGGTTCTCATGGCGGTGCTTGTAGGGTGGACATTCATGGTAACCGATCTGTTTGAGCGTCAGGGTGTTTTGTTGACAGCAGCCGTACTCTTAGGTGTTGTGGCTTTTGTACTGGCTCGTCACTTCTTGAGACAAGGTAGGGAAGGATGGGCTTTCGGGATGACAGGTGCGATGATCCTGTTGACGTTCGTCTCGATGTTTATCGGTTTGTTCCCACGGGTGATGGTCAGCACGATTGATAGCGCGTTTGATTTGACCCTTTATAATGCAGCTTCGAGTCCATACACGTTAAAAGCAATGACCATTGTTGCAGCAGTGCTTTTACCGTTTGTACTAGCCTATCAGGCTTGGAGCTACTTCGTTTTCCACAAGCGAGTCACTGAAAAGGATCATTTGGAGTACTAA
- a CDS encoding sigma-70 family RNA polymerase sigma factor, protein MEIAQVNTGICQNEENARHAENMSTETFAEIYGAYYKRVYKYICYRINNHYAAEEICSHVFEMVISKYSSFSPDKSNFEVWLFAIARNAVADYFRSQKKRISFSLDSILNLVLPKSSPEDIVIRDDNHQALFQALAKLSDKERNIIAMKYAAGLKNAEIAELLGVSGSNIGVVLYRCLKKLQMELQKGGFRYEE, encoded by the coding sequence TTGGAGATTGCCCAAGTAAACACAGGCATCTGCCAAAACGAAGAAAACGCTAGACACGCAGAAAACATGTCGACCGAAACGTTTGCCGAAATTTATGGTGCGTACTATAAGCGCGTCTATAAATATATTTGCTATCGGATCAACAATCACTACGCAGCAGAAGAAATATGTAGCCATGTGTTTGAAATGGTGATTTCAAAATATAGCAGCTTTTCACCGGATAAATCAAACTTTGAAGTCTGGCTGTTTGCGATCGCCCGAAACGCAGTGGCAGATTACTTCCGCTCACAGAAAAAAAGAATCAGCTTTTCATTGGATTCGATTCTGAATCTGGTCTTGCCGAAGTCGTCACCGGAGGATATCGTGATCCGCGACGACAATCATCAAGCCTTATTTCAAGCACTGGCGAAGCTGAGTGACAAGGAACGCAATATCATCGCCATGAAATATGCGGCTGGTCTTAAAAACGCAGAAATCGCAGAACTTCTTGGTGTCAGTGGTTCAAATATTGGCGTCGTGCTCTACAGATGCTTGAAAAAGCTGCAGATGGAATTGCAAAAAGGAGGCTTCCGTTATGAAGAGTAA